Part of the Pelmatolapia mariae isolate MD_Pm_ZW linkage group LG3_W, Pm_UMD_F_2, whole genome shotgun sequence genome is shown below.
ttggttaaaattaacattatttttatttttccagttcatgaggactgttttcttggcaatgcatagggcagtgaaaaccatatgggttatattcttttctgtagtcACATGATCTAAGTTGACCAACAAGCATTCTATAGGGGAAGTTGGAACGTTACATGTGAATGAACTgctggacagaaccaaagagcatGCATGTAATTGTCCGGTGTATAggcttgacagtgtgagcagttttTGGAGGACATAAAGCCCATCTTAAACCGATGAATGGCGGCCGGGAACAGCGTTTTCGAGCCAGAGAGTGTTTTTACTGAGCAGGAAGCGCCCGATTCGGCCGCCGGTAAGTTCGGGGTTACATGTGGGCTGTATTTTTAAAGCAGATAAACCCCATCTTTTGCTGACCCTTTTCTTGACAACTAGTGCTAAGGCTCATTCATTTCATGCTCTCATGGATTCTGAAGCAGAGCAAAATTTAATGCACACTGAGGTAGCTAAATCATTGAATCTGCCTCTCACTCAGCTCTAGCCTCCCATTCCAGACACTGCTTTAAATAATGAGGTATTCACCATGATTACTCACCAGACCGCTCCTGTCAAATTAGCCACGTCAGGCAATCATCAGGAAAATATAACCCTTTTTACCACTTCTTACCTCGACGTGCCAGTAATCCTCGGTTTCCCGTGGTTGCAAAAGCAAATCCACACATTGATTGGACAGTGAAGAGAGTGGCAAGTTGGAGTTTGTTTTGCCTTGCCAACTGCATTAAATCCGCCTTACCTTCGTAGGCCTCTAATTCTCCTCCACCGGTTGTTTCTTCCCCTGATCTTACTACCGTTCCTCCTTAATGTCATGATCTACAGGAGGTGTTTAGTAAAGATAGAGCTCAGTCACTGCCCCCTCATTGACCTTATGATTGCACCATTGACCTCCTTCCTGGTGCTCCGTTGCCCACCAGCTGCCTCTATAACCTGTCTCATCCTGAGAGGGAGGCTATGGAGAAGTACATCCGGGAATTACTTGTGGCCCTCATCATTCGCTCCCGCGGTTGGCTGTAATCCACTGGATCCACATGGCGAGGTTTACTTGCCACCCGGGAGTGAGTAGAACTACAGAATTAATAAAGAGGTATTTCTGGTGGAATTCAATTGGCACCCACCTGGCTTACTTCACCCGCCGAGCACCCCACATAGACCCTGGTCTCACATTGCTTTGGATTTTGTCACCAGCATCCCAGCTTCCTCTGGGAAGACAGTATTCCTTTCTATAATCGATCGGTTCTCCAAAGCGGCCCATTTCATTGCCCTAGAAAAGTTACCAACAACTACTGAGACTACCCAAATTCTTACCGACCATGTGTTCCAACTTCATTTAGAGCACTAAATGGCCAggccccagattatttatccaagcttcttataaaatacactgctgctcgtcatctccgctcacagactcaAAGTCTCTTAGTTGTTCCCCGTACACgactgaagacaaaaggggacagagcctttcagtctgtggcaccaaggctgtggaacaatTTACCACTACAGTTACGTTTGCTTGACTCTGTggattgttttaaaaaacagttaaaaacttttctgtttaaacaagccttttgttgatctcttcatattttatattttttacattatttacatttgatcttttatattgtgtacattgtctattgattttattgtttatcttaatatttatgtacagcgctttgtgattGTCTATCTgcgaaaagcgcttaataaataaagtttacttacttacttacttacttcaTGGCATACCCTCAGAATTTGTTTGTGACAGAGGGACCCAATTCACTTCCCAAGTGTGGAGAACCTTCTGTTTGGCCCTAGGTGCCAAAATAAACCTTAGTTTCGGCTTTCATCTTCAATTCAATGGTCAAAATGAACGGTTGAACCAGGAATTAGAATCCACTCTCCGCTGCATAACTTCACAGAATCCCGCTATCTGGTCCACTCAATTACCTTGGGTGGAATACGCCCATAATTCTCTTACATCCTGAGCGACAGGTTTGTCACCCTTTGAAGCCTCTCTCGGTTACTAGAGAATGAGATGGAGCCGTTCCATCTGTCCAGCACCACCTTCGGCGCTGCTTAAGTTGATTTTCCCTTCAATAAAATGTACAATAATTGTGTATAATTGTATAAATGTATTGCGTATAATTGTACATAGTTCAAGCAATTGAGTCTGCTCTTGAGTCCACAGCATTCCTATTTCCAGTCTGTAACACCCATTTTAAGTCACACcctgtagctttttttttttaaatcttttattgATCTTTCACATAAATGATTTGAAGTTCAAACTTCGAAGCCACTTCATTTTAATGgttacattttcttcttttctatgTTCTATGTTGTACTTTAACATGAGTTTCATTAACTCCAAAACATCCATATAAATATATTCAATAACATATTAATATACTTTCCTTCATGTTTCATTCAGTTTACACATTTTACTTCAATATGATTTATTAACTCAATCTCACATGAGAATCATAACTCTTTGTGATTCCAATTTGATCTCTTTTTAACTCATGAATACTTTTTTCTCTTCATAACTCTGTATTTCAATTACAATATCTTCCATATAACTTCTTTTTAAATCGTATATGTTAAAGTCAGACATTCTATAAGATTAGTGTCTTCCCATCCCTCTCCCACGCAGCCTCCAAGCACAATCATCTTTAGCACAAATAACTTCATAAAGAATTTCAGTGAGAGGCGTgttattaaaatcattttattacTCAGGTTATATTTTCTTATTCATTATGTTGGTTAAACCTATACTTGATTGTATTTTGATTAGAATTATTCATGATTAACTGCTGGCAAAGTCACATATAAACTATGATTCTGTGTTCATTCAGTCACAAAAAATTAGTATAATTTCTCTTATTCAGTCACATTTCTTATCTTCCACATTCCTGCAGCCAgcctcacattttttaaaatgttatttaaaaagcCAAGAAAATAAAAGTCCACAAAATGGTTAGGTATGATAAATAGGATCATTTGTCATGACAATGCAGTCACTGGCCACTTAAGCCCTCTCTCCCCTTATCCTAATGCACACAAATGTAGGCATTCCAATAATTTCCATTACTCAAAATACATTTCTCATTGATCATATAaattgcatttatatttgagttttaaattagaattaaaaaatatttactatTAGCAGAATTACATATAGATAGACTGTTTTAACACTCTGTGTCACTTTACCCATAAAAAGGATGGATGTTAAGtccttttatttcacttttggATGGAAATGAGCCAGGGGATTTCAATCTCTTTCACAATAAACAGTATCATTTACAGTGTACATAATGTCTTCTGGGTCTATCTTTGGTCTCAAAACATGAAATCCAAAAGGCAAAGCATAAAACATGGTCCTTAAGGAACTAAAGGTAAGACAGCACTGTTTGTACATATGAAGGTAATAAGGGGGACTGGACGGGAATTCTTGAAAGTAGAGCATCAATAAATGTACACTTACAATACTACACAATAACATTTAGTGTAATGGAaataaacataacaaacaacatAGGTGTACACAGCACGTTCTTTGCGCAGTTCCAATACTGAACCAGTTCCCACAGAATTCTGTTAAGATGTCCAGATTAACAGAAATAAACAGCCTGATACAAAAGATGCAACAACTGTGCCATTGTAGGGGTGGGATCATTATGTAACCCTCCTGTTCAAATGGTATTAACCCATACTTGATAATTATATGTTATATGGCATTCATATGCTAAGAAAACTGACAACTGTTAGGCTTTAACTTAGACAACTTGCAGCTGTTGACTGTATTTGTGGTGTTGGTGCcttttttgaacattttaaataaaatattattaaaataaaataatatgacTCTGTGCAGTTAATTGTACCAACAGACCATGTAATTTAGtgaaattatttaatttcaaattaggACTTGTCTAAACTTATCTTCCCTCTTTAGGACAGATTGAAAGTTGGCCAAGTTGTATCTATGACAGTGATATTACCTGATGTTACAAGAGATtgtaaaaaagacaaagaaaacaattcaTGGGTTTAAGTTTTGTTATGTGTTGCATTCTTCCAGGCTTAAAATAGCTCTCTTTTTTGACttagcagttttatttatgagACGAAGCAGGACTGTTTCTCCTCTGAAGTCCAAAGTTTTTCTTTCAACTCACTCATCTCTTTATAatgttttttctgcatttcatccatttcttCTCTGATACTGTCTTCATCTTGCATCCCACATTCCTTTCTCAATTCATCCATTTCCTTTTCGTGTTTGGTGTATAGTGCAtccattttttctctctgatttgTTTCACTTTCAGCTAGAAGCTCTTGTTTAAATTCCTTCAGTTTTTTGTCATGTTCTTTTTGTAAGTTATAGAattcttccttctttctttgttgttgttggtctaAGAGTTTTTGTTTCATATCTGACATTTCTTGTTCATGTTTGATGGACagcctgtttctttgtgttttctgttcctctttgtttttagtTCCTAGGTTTGCtttcaaatgtttgatttcctctttttgtttcttctgtaGTTTACCaattttttccttctcttcttcttggttctcttttgaaagttttttttcataCTTTTCCACCTCTGTTCTATACGATTTCTgtagtttttttagtttttccttgttttctttcttttgagtcAGGAGTATCACTATTAACTCAGCCATTTCCCCTTTATGTTTACCCAGCAGGTCATCCATCTCTTCCTTTAGACTATTTTCTTTGTGTTCTGACAGATTCTTTAATCTTCCATAttccttcttcttttccagCATGTCAGTCTCATATTGCTCCTTCAGACTCTTCACCTcttcaatgtgttttaaaatcagTGCTGCAAAGTCattctcctgtttttctttgaaaTCATTGAATTCTTCAGCTTTTTTTCTGGCCTCTTCTTTAAACTTCTCCTGCATGTTCTCAATTTGTTTCTGATAGTTCTCCTCCAAGTCTTTAAGCTTCCCTTCCTGttctcttttcattttatcttctttttcctttctttctagttcaattttttctttttcttgtttgtaaTTTTGTTGGAGCtcgctgattttcttttctttctgttcatCTTCTTGTTTAcgtttttctttcagttcttttctttccttctcccaAGTTTCTTGTTGCACTCTTATTTTTTCTCTGTACACTTCACGATCTCTATAAATTGTTTCCCTAGATTCTGACTCTGATTTTAGTCTTTTTTCCAGTTCTTGCATTTTTTGTTGCCACTCCTGTCTTTGAAGTTgttccttttctgttttcttcctgTCTTCTTCGTCTCTAATTTCTtgttctttcttcctctcttcagaCTGAATGCGGATGCTGTCCTGCAGTTTTTTGAGTTGTTCGTCTCTCAGCTTTATTTCCTGATCAAtttctgctttctgttcttCCATTCTTTTTTTCATGGACTGGATTCTTTCCTCATATGTACTTTGAAGCTTTTCCTGCTGTCTCTTCATCTCTTCTTCCTTATCCTTGAGAATCCTCTGCATCTCCTTCTTTATTGCTGCTTCAGCGTCTTGCAGCATCGCATTGGTGAAGCAGCTACCTCCATTTTTCTTCACCATGTTGTCAATTTTTGTGATCAGCTCATTCACTTGTGAGTGACTTTGCTTATTATAATTATTGAACACATGGTATCTTCCTCCACAGTCAGAGATCAGCTTCTTCAAGGaatgatcacattttttttgtgtgtaatctTCTATTGTCAGTTCCTCGTGTTCCAGTGAATCTCCTCTTGTGAAAAGAACAATGGTGAACTTCTCAGAATTTTTTCCAAATACCTTTTTGATGAGTTCCAGTGTTGCCTTCTCTTCTGGTGTGAATCTGCCAATCTGTATAACCAGTAGGAAGACATGTGGTCCTGGAGCCAAAAGACTGATACATTTTGTGATCTCGTCATTAACCTCTTCATAGGTCAAACTGCTGTCAAACAATCCAGGAGTGTCGACCACAACAACAGGACGACCATCTATTTCACTGTGTGCTTTCTGACAAAATTTTGTGACTGAGGTTGAACATGTTTCTGATGTAAACTCTTTTCTTCCGAGAATGGTGTTTCCTGAAGTGCTCTTTCCACAGCCAGTCTTTCCAATCAGCACAATCCTGAGACAGTCTGGACTCTTAATCTCTTCATCATCTGTTAAAGGAGTTGGAAAGAGATACCTTGAATACTAATAGTTTGAATTGTATAATTTAAAAGGTAAATGGTTACATCATCAACATAAGGGGATTtctatgataaaaaaaaaaggtttgcatTACTTACAGCTTACTGTAGTCTTTGTTTTCAGGTCGTTAAGTTCACGCTCCAAATCAGCgatctgtttctctttttctatgATCTTTTCTATTTGTGCATATGTAAATGTTTCAGTTGTGTAGCTGCACAATTTGCCTTTTTTCTGAGTAATTTTTTCTACActgcttaaaacatttttcttgtccTTCATGTTGAGAACAACAAATCTTCCTCCACAGCTCTCACAGAGATCATGGATTTGCTTGTCTTCCATTAGAAACTTCACAACAGCTGGAGCTGTAGGATCTGAGTCCACAGTGAACAGAATCATGGTGAAGTCATCAACTTTAGAGCTGAATGTCTTCTGTATGGTCTCTAACTCTCCCTTATCTTCATCACTGAGGGGACCCATGGGTAGGATCAAGATGAAGGCATGGACACCCTCAGGATCACAGAGGGAGATACATCTAAGTGATTTTTCCATCACTTCCTTCTGAGGTTTTCCATACAAGGCAGGCAGATCTACCAGGGAAACCAAACGTCCACACACCTCTCTCTGATGTTTAACACATTCTGATGTGTTGGCAGGTGGATCAAACTTTCTTTGTCCCAGAATAGCATTGATTACTGAGGTCTTCTGAACTCCTTTTGTACCACACAACACCAGGTTCAGAAGTTCTGCCTCTTCATTTAAAGTTAAATATCCTTCTCTATTCTCACTCAGGATTTTTTCAATTTTCTCCATCAGttcttctctgtctttttttaaatcttttttatcAATACCAAATCTGTGCACCCTTTCTTTGCAATCTCGGATTAGTCTTTGCACTGTGTTATTCTCGTTTTCATTATGCGCCATGACAACCATTGAATGTTTAAAGGCGTCTTGACCAAACAAACTCAGGATGAACTTGAGAGTTTTTCTGTTCTCTTCAGAGAAGTCCGAAGGTTTCACTAACAGCAGGACATTTGGTCCAGGAGGACAAAGACTCATGTACTTCTTCAGCGCTCGTCTCACA
Proteins encoded:
- the LOC134623855 gene encoding GTPase IMAP family member 8-like is translated as MRIMLVGKSEDKKRLLGNIITGKKEFGIKSSLTKDFLAASGEWNRNSITVVNCPDLFSLSVESVRRALKKYMSLCPPGPNVLLLVKPSDFSEENRKTLKFILSLFGQDAFKHSMVVMAHNENENNTVQRLIRDCKERVHRFGIDKKDLKKDREELMEKIEKILSENREGYLTLNEEAELLNLVLCGTKGVQKTSVINAILGQRKFDPPANTSECVKHQREVCGRLVSLVDLPALYGKPQKEVMEKSLRCISLCDPEGVHAFILILPMGPLSDEDKGELETIQKTFSSKVDDFTMILFTVDSDPTAPAVVKFLMEDKQIHDLCESCGGRFVVLNMKDKKNVLSSVEKITQKKGKLCSYTTETFTYAQIEKIIEKEKQIADLERELNDLKTKTTVSYDEEIKSPDCLRIVLIGKTGCGKSTSGNTILGRKEFTSETCSTSVTKFCQKAHSEIDGRPVVVVDTPGLFDSSLTYEEVNDEITKCISLLAPGPHVFLLVIQIGRFTPEEKATLELIKKVFGKNSEKFTIVLFTRGDSLEHEELTIEDYTQKKCDHSLKKLISDCGGRYHVFNNYNKQSHSQVNELITKIDNMVKKNGGSCFTNAMLQDAEAAIKKEMQRILKDKEEEMKRQQEKLQSTYEERIQSMKKRMEEQKAEIDQEIKLRDEQLKKLQDSIRIQSEERKKEQEIRDEEDRKKTEKEQLQRQEWQQKMQELEKRLKSESESRETIYRDREVYREKIRVQQETWEKERKELKEKRKQEDEQKEKKISELQQNYKQEKEKIELERKEKEDKMKREQEGKLKDLEENYQKQIENMQEKFKEEARKKAEEFNDFKEKQENDFAALILKHIEEVKSLKEQYETDMLEKKKEYGRLKNLSEHKENSLKEEMDDLLGKHKGEMAELIVILLTQKKENKEKLKKLQKSYRTEVEKYEKKLSKENQEEEKEKIGKLQKKQKEEIKHLKANLGTKNKEEQKTQRNRLSIKHEQEMSDMKQKLLDQQQQRKKEEFYNLQKEHDKKLKEFKQELLAESETNQREKMDALYTKHEKEMDELRKECGMQDEDSIREEMDEMQKKHYKEMSELKEKLWTSEEKQSCFVS